One window of Alkaliphilus metalliredigens QYMF genomic DNA carries:
- a CDS encoding cyclic lactone autoinducer peptide produces the protein MVGVLFKKLWTVGTVLVGVFAEVGGSINCIGFLYQPKYPGKK, from the coding sequence TTGGTAGGAGTCTTATTCAAAAAGTTATGGACAGTGGGGACGGTTCTCGTTGGCGTATTTGCTGAAGTTGGTGGTAGTATCAATTGTATTGGTTTCTTGTATCAACCTAAGTATCCTGGAAAGAAATAG
- a CDS encoding GHKL domain-containing protein encodes MVDIKREKARREKISFDIEIDVPRNLTIDDIDLSIVLSNVLDNAIEACISSNSVNMTIDLKMYVNEGYLIIKIVNTKSPSYFIDEESIEQSFTTKPDKSNHGIGLRNIKKVIVQNNGYIKLNDKGTVMEIQIALPQIER; translated from the coding sequence TTGGTTGATATTAAAAGAGAAAAAGCACGGAGAGAAAAAATATCTTTTGATATTGAAATTGATGTGCCTAGGAATTTAACCATTGATGATATTGACTTATCGATCGTTTTAAGTAATGTGCTAGATAATGCTATTGAAGCATGTATAAGCTCGAATTCCGTTAACATGACGATTGATTTGAAGATGTACGTTAATGAAGGATACCTTATTATAAAGATAGTAAACACCAAATCACCTTCTTATTTTATAGATGAAGAAAGTATAGAACAATCATTTACAACAAAGCCAGATAAATCTAACCATGGAATTGGATTAAGAAATATAAAAAAAGTAATTGTTCAAAACAATGGATATATAAAATTGAATGATAAGGGCACTGTTATGGAGATACAAATAGCTCTGCCTCAAATAGAAAGATGA
- a CDS encoding transposase — protein sequence MLAYIFKYDILQVGVIEMPREARQRSKTGIYHVIVRGINQQNIFEDNEDRKRYLETMARFKNELGFEVYAYCLLNNHVHLLIKEKEVKLSKIFKKIGTSYVHYFNCKYERNGHLFQDRYKSEVVETDSYLHTVTRYIHQNPVKAKVSSIKDYKWSSYNHYIEGHGITDVEFYLRMLSREKDMAIKRYIH from the coding sequence TTGTTGGCGTACATTTTTAAATATGATATATTGCAAGTAGGGGTGATAGAGATGCCAAGGGAAGCAAGACAAAGAAGTAAAACAGGAATTTATCATGTGATAGTACGAGGAATAAACCAACAAAATATTTTTGAAGATAATGAAGATAGGAAAAGGTACTTAGAAACAATGGCGAGATTTAAGAATGAGCTTGGTTTTGAAGTATATGCATATTGCCTACTGAATAATCATGTTCATTTATTAATCAAAGAAAAAGAAGTAAAACTATCAAAGATATTTAAAAAGATTGGCACAAGCTATGTGCACTATTTCAATTGCAAATATGAGAGGAATGGACATTTATTTCAAGATCGGTATAAAAGCGAAGTAGTAGAAACTGATTCATATCTTCATACAGTCACAAGATATATACATCAGAATCCTGTGAAAGCAAAAGTATCAAGTATAAAAGATTATAAATGGAGCAGTTACAATCATTATATTGAAGGACATGGTATCACCGATGTTGAATTTTACCTGAGGATGCTGAGTAGAGAAAAAGACATGGCGATAAAAAGATATATACATTAG
- a CDS encoding ECF transporter S component yields the protein MIAKVRDKNNYIARTGVLLALALVFQIGFTGFAQPVVGPLVNMVLIMSVIKVGVTAGMMIGCLTPLVAFLVGIMGLFPVVPFIMMGNCLFVVLFHVMRKNKGRQWEYIALGIAAIGKAGFLAFSIRYVVVFFVPQIPPPLIAALSLPQFYTSLVGGLMAIVVSRLFR from the coding sequence ATGATAGCAAAGGTAAGGGACAAAAACAATTATATAGCAAGGACTGGGGTGCTATTGGCTTTGGCATTGGTATTTCAAATTGGATTCACAGGTTTTGCTCAGCCAGTGGTTGGCCCCTTAGTGAATATGGTATTAATCATGAGTGTGATAAAAGTGGGGGTAACTGCTGGCATGATGATAGGATGCCTCACTCCCTTGGTTGCATTTTTAGTAGGCATCATGGGACTGTTTCCTGTGGTACCCTTTATTATGATGGGAAACTGTCTATTTGTTGTTCTTTTTCATGTGATGAGAAAAAATAAAGGAAGGCAATGGGAGTATATTGCTTTAGGAATAGCTGCCATTGGGAAGGCTGGATTTTTAGCCTTCTCCATAAGGTATGTGGTGGTGTTCTTTGTGCCTCAGATACCGCCACCATTAATTGCGGCACTGTCTCTACCACAGTTTTATACATCTCTTGTGGGGGGATTAATGGCAATTGTTGTTTCAAGGTTGTTCAGGTAA
- a CDS encoding DUF881 domain-containing protein encodes MNNLSGRLMIVMLCVFLGISISIHYKSNKTTSNKAFIPQFNRQQISIELNELKNERTMLMEELTNLEKRVAEYKISRDDENVIINNLKTDLQRYHMMIGSTDVKGPGLKITLTDSPSSPAYDFNSASSVLMYNYEMIVYLISILNATMAEAISINDQRYIDNTAIYFTSNNIMVNSVPMKPPFVITAIGTPEDLESALYIRQGFMWEMETFYNNVQVEVEKVDEVIIPRYDDDIDYKYAKPAENI; translated from the coding sequence ATGAATAATCTCAGTGGAAGACTTATGATCGTGATGCTATGTGTATTTTTAGGGATTAGCATTTCAATACATTATAAAAGCAACAAAACTACCAGTAATAAAGCTTTTATACCTCAATTTAACAGACAACAAATATCTATTGAATTAAATGAACTAAAAAATGAGAGAACCATGCTTATGGAGGAATTAACAAATTTAGAAAAACGAGTCGCAGAATATAAGATATCTCGAGATGATGAGAATGTAATTATAAATAATCTGAAAACTGATTTACAGCGATATCATATGATGATTGGATCTACAGATGTAAAAGGACCTGGATTGAAAATTACGCTTACTGATTCTCCAAGCTCCCCAGCATATGATTTTAATAGTGCGTCAAGCGTACTTATGTATAACTATGAAATGATAGTATATTTAATTAGTATTCTAAATGCCACAATGGCAGAGGCAATTTCAATCAATGATCAAAGATATATAGATAATACAGCGATATATTTTACTTCAAATAATATCATGGTTAATTCAGTTCCTATGAAACCACCTTTTGTCATTACTGCCATAGGGACTCCTGAGGATTTAGAGTCTGCGCTATACATAAGGCAGGGATTTATGTGGGAAATGGAAACTTTTTACAATAACGTTCAAGTAGAGGTTGAAAAAGTAGATGAGGTTATTATTCCAAGATACGACGATGATATTGACTATAAATATGCCAAACCTGCTGAAAATATATAG
- the nuoE gene encoding NADH-quinone oxidoreductase subunit NuoE — protein sequence MAEDLKEQERNDLEKPLPKEKYQELEAYIDDLPSLEGRLIQILHKAQQIFGYLPRDIQLFVARRLGISGAKVNGVITFYSYFTQEPRGEHTINVCTGTACFVKGIGKIIEELESQLNIKLGKTTEDMKFTLKDVRCVGACGLAPLIVVDEKVYGRVKPEDVEKIMSEYP from the coding sequence ATGGCGGAGGATCTAAAGGAACAAGAAAGAAATGATCTTGAAAAGCCATTACCTAAGGAAAAATACCAAGAACTAGAAGCCTATATTGATGATTTGCCGTCACTTGAGGGTCGATTAATTCAAATACTTCATAAAGCACAACAAATATTTGGATATTTACCTAGAGATATTCAACTGTTTGTGGCTAGGAGGTTGGGTATATCTGGGGCAAAGGTAAATGGTGTCATTACTTTTTATAGCTATTTTACACAGGAGCCTAGGGGTGAGCATACCATTAATGTTTGTACTGGGACGGCTTGTTTTGTCAAAGGGATCGGAAAAATCATTGAAGAATTGGAAAGTCAACTCAATATAAAGCTTGGAAAGACCACTGAAGATATGAAATTTACATTGAAGGATGTACGTTGTGTTGGGGCCTGTGGGCTTGCGCCGTTAATTGTGGTGGATGAAAAAGTCTATGGTAGGGTGAAACC